From one Bacteroides fragilis NCTC 9343 genomic stretch:
- the lysS gene encoding lysine--tRNA ligase, which yields MNILELSEQEIIRRNSLNELRAMGIEPYPAAEYVTNAFSTDIKAEFKDDETPRQVSVAGRMMSRRIMGKASFIELQDSKGRIQVYITRDDICPGEDKEMYNTVFKRLLDLGDFIGIEGFVFRTQMGEISIHAQKLTVLAKSIKPLPIVKYKDGVTYDSFEDPELRYRQRYVDLAVNEGVKDIFIKRSKVYSSMREYFNSKGYMEVETPILQAIAGGAAARPFMTHHNALDIPLYMRIASELYLKRLIVGGFEGVYEIGKNFRNEGMDRTHNPEFTCMEIYVAYKDYNWMMEFTEKMIEKICLDVNGTTEVKVGDNIINFKAPYKRVTMLGAIKEHTGYDLTGMNEEQIREVCKKLNMEIDDTMGKGKLIDEIFGEFCEGTYIQPTFITDYPIEMSPLTKKHRDNPELTERFELMVNGKELCNAYSELNDPIDQLERFEDQMKLSEKGDDEAMIIDKDFVRALEYGMPPTSGMGIGMDRLTMLMTGQSTIQEVLFFPQMRPEKVVPKDSASKFMELGIAEEWVPVIQKAGYNQVADMKEVNPQKFHQDICGINKKYKLELTNPSVNDVAEWIQKIK from the coding sequence ATGAACATATTAGAACTAAGTGAACAGGAAATCATCCGACGTAACAGTCTGAATGAACTTCGCGCGATGGGCATCGAACCCTATCCCGCAGCAGAGTATGTAACCAATGCTTTCTCAACTGATATTAAAGCCGAATTCAAAGATGACGAGACACCCCGCCAGGTATCCGTAGCCGGTCGCATGATGAGCCGCCGCATAATGGGTAAAGCCTCTTTCATTGAATTGCAGGACTCTAAAGGCCGCATCCAGGTATATATCACCCGTGATGACATCTGCCCGGGAGAAGACAAGGAAATGTACAACACTGTGTTCAAACGCCTGCTCGACTTAGGCGACTTCATCGGAATCGAAGGCTTCGTATTCCGCACACAGATGGGCGAAATCAGTATCCATGCACAAAAGCTGACGGTGCTCGCCAAATCGATCAAACCACTGCCTATTGTTAAATACAAAGACGGCGTAACTTACGACTCTTTTGAAGATCCTGAATTGCGTTACCGCCAGCGCTATGTCGACCTGGCTGTCAACGAAGGTGTTAAAGATATTTTCATCAAACGCAGCAAAGTATACAGTTCCATGCGCGAATACTTCAACTCAAAGGGATACATGGAAGTGGAAACTCCGATCCTGCAGGCCATTGCCGGAGGAGCAGCCGCGCGTCCGTTCATGACTCACCACAATGCTTTGGATATTCCTTTATACATGCGAATCGCCAGTGAGCTTTACCTGAAACGCCTTATTGTCGGCGGTTTTGAAGGTGTATACGAGATCGGTAAAAACTTCCGTAACGAAGGTATGGACCGTACACACAATCCAGAATTCACCTGTATGGAGATATATGTAGCCTACAAAGACTACAATTGGATGATGGAATTTACTGAAAAAATGATCGAAAAGATCTGTCTGGACGTAAACGGTACTACCGAAGTAAAAGTAGGCGACAACATCATCAATTTCAAAGCGCCCTATAAGCGTGTCACTATGCTGGGAGCCATCAAAGAGCACACCGGTTACGATCTGACAGGAATGAATGAAGAGCAGATTCGCGAAGTTTGCAAGAAACTGAACATGGAAATCGATGATACGATGGGTAAAGGTAAACTGATCGATGAGATCTTCGGTGAGTTCTGCGAAGGCACTTATATACAGCCTACATTCATCACGGATTACCCGATCGAGATGTCTCCTCTGACCAAGAAGCATCGTGACAACCCTGAACTGACAGAACGTTTCGAGTTGATGGTAAACGGTAAAGAGTTGTGTAACGCATATTCTGAGTTGAACGATCCGATCGACCAGTTGGAACGTTTCGAAGACCAGATGAAGCTGAGCGAAAAGGGAGATGATGAAGCGATGATCATCGATAAGGACTTCGTCCGTGCATTGGAATATGGTATGCCTCCTACTTCGGGTATGGGTATTGGTATGGACCGTCTGACTATGCTGATGACCGGTCAGTCGACCATTCAGGAAGTATTGTTCTTCCCGCAGATGCGTCCGGAGAAAGTCGTACCGAAAGACAGTGCTTCCAAATTTATGGAACTGGGCATTGCCGAAGAGTGGGTACCTGTCATCCAGAAAGCAGGATACAATCAGGTGGCCGACATGAAAGAGGTTAATCCGCAGAAATTCCACCAGGATATTTGTGGCATCAACAAGAAATACAAATTGGAACTGACCAATCCGTCAGTTAACGATGTAGCCGAGTGGATACAGAAAATTAAATAA
- a CDS encoding MATE family efflux transporter: MYLCTLKIIGMTGQKTPTALGTEKIGKLLMQYAIPAIIAMTASSLYNMVDSIFIGHGVGPMAISGLALTFPLMNLAAAFGSLVGVGAATLVSVKLGQKDYDTAQRVLGNVLVLNIIIGLAFTILTLIFLDPILYFFGGSDETVGYARDYMKVILYGNVITHLYLGLNAVLRSAGHPQKAMYATIATVVINTILDPLFIYGFGWGIQGAAIATILAQVISLMWQFRLFSNKEELLHFHRGIFRLKRKIVFDSLAIGMAPFLMNLASCFIVILINQGLKKYGGDLAIGAFGIVNRLVFLFVMIVMGLNQGMQPIAGYNFGARLYPRVTRVLKLTIYGATIVTTTGFLMGMLIPGLAVSIFTSHEELIRQSAEGLRIVVLFFPIVGFQMVTSNFFQSIGMASKAIFLSITRQVLILIPCLLILPRYFGQTGVWVSMPVSDLIASLISAGMLWWQFRLFRIHGRQAA, from the coding sequence TTGTATCTTTGCACCCTCAAAATAATAGGTATGACAGGACAAAAGACGCCCACTGCGCTGGGCACCGAAAAGATTGGAAAACTCTTGATGCAGTATGCCATTCCGGCTATTATCGCTATGACCGCATCTTCACTTTACAACATGGTAGACAGCATTTTTATTGGTCACGGGGTTGGTCCGATGGCTATTTCGGGGCTTGCTCTGACATTTCCGCTGATGAATCTTGCGGCGGCTTTCGGTTCGCTGGTCGGAGTGGGGGCTGCCACGCTGGTTTCGGTAAAGCTGGGACAAAAAGATTACGATACGGCGCAACGTGTGCTGGGAAATGTATTGGTGCTGAATATCATCATCGGGCTTGCTTTTACGATACTTACCCTTATTTTTCTCGATCCTATCCTTTATTTTTTCGGAGGCAGCGACGAGACTGTGGGGTATGCCCGCGATTATATGAAAGTGATCCTTTATGGTAATGTCATTACCCATCTTTACCTGGGACTGAATGCCGTGCTTCGTTCGGCCGGTCATCCGCAAAAGGCAATGTATGCCACTATTGCTACAGTGGTTATCAATACGATTCTCGATCCTCTGTTTATTTACGGCTTCGGCTGGGGCATTCAAGGAGCAGCCATAGCCACTATCCTGGCACAGGTCATTTCTCTGATGTGGCAGTTCAGGCTATTCAGCAATAAGGAAGAGTTGCTCCATTTTCATCGGGGCATTTTCCGGTTGAAACGGAAAATCGTATTCGACTCGCTCGCCATCGGTATGGCTCCTTTCCTGATGAACCTTGCGTCGTGTTTTATCGTAATCCTGATTAACCAGGGGTTGAAAAAATATGGCGGAGATCTTGCTATCGGTGCGTTTGGTATTGTCAATCGTCTTGTTTTCTTGTTTGTGATGATTGTGATGGGGCTGAACCAAGGGATGCAGCCCATAGCCGGATATAATTTCGGCGCCCGGCTCTATCCCCGGGTGACCCGTGTGTTGAAGCTTACCATTTATGGAGCCACCATTGTAACAACTACGGGTTTCCTGATGGGAATGTTGATCCCCGGCTTGGCCGTATCTATCTTTACTTCCCACGAAGAATTGATCCGTCAGTCGGCCGAAGGACTTCGGATTGTGGTGCTGTTTTTCCCGATAGTCGGGTTCCAGATGGTGACGTCGAACTTCTTTCAAAGCATCGGGATGGCGAGTAAAGCTATCTTTCTGTCTATCACCCGTCAGGTGCTGATACTGATTCCCTGCCTGTTGATCCTGCCCCGGTATTTCGGTCAGACAGGCGTATGGGTAAGTATGCCTGTTTCCGACTTGATAGCCAGTCTGATCTCGGCAGGGATGTTGTGGTGGCAGTTCCGCTTGTTCCGTATCCATGGCAGACAGGCTGCCTGA
- a CDS encoding patatin-like phospholipase family protein, translated as MKKRICFVLILCISLFVFSPVHAQQRKSVAVVLSGGGAKGVAHIGALKVIEEAGIPIDYIVGTSMGSIIGGLYSIGYTPHQLDSMVNHQNWPLLLSDRISWEDQTMTERQNSETYVLSVPLKKNLKANVFGGVIKGQNLANLFSELTVGYHDSINFNKLPIPFACVSENIVNGDEVVFHNGVLATAMRASMAIPGVFTPVRLGDKILVDGGMKNNFPTNIARTMGADVIIGVDVQNDLRTADELNNLSEIFNQIINLTGQTRYEENIKLATVYIKVDVKGYSAASFNIPALDTLVNRGEEAAREQWTALQKLKKGIGLPENYVAPRHGPFSSLWSSKDIFVKEITFDGIEDSDKKWIMHRCHLKENSKMRMEQLYEALTTLRGSQAYSNVSYKLTDTPQGYQLHFILEEKYERNLNLGIRFDSEEIASLLLNVRSRLDTRVPSWVSVTGRLGKRYLARVEYTLAPMQMRNFNFAYQFEYNDINIYDHGRRSYNTTYKYHSGEFGFSDVWFRNLRFGAGLNFEFFKYKDFLYNTGGQRLEVKPQHFFSYFAQLHYNTYNKGYFPSKGTDVQGRYSLYTDNLTHYKGHAPFSALAASWAGVFSLTDRFALIPSLYGRVLIGKNIPYPYLNAMGGENFGHYLPQQLPFAGITNLEIVDNSVLVTSLKLRQRIGSKNYVTFTGNVAFRNDNFFDIWGAKPVWGGSVGYGYDSLFGPLEASLGYSSRSHKVGFYVNLGYVF; from the coding sequence ATGAAAAAGCGAATCTGTTTTGTCCTTATCCTGTGTATCAGTCTGTTTGTTTTCTCACCTGTACATGCCCAGCAGCGTAAGAGTGTTGCTGTGGTCTTGAGTGGTGGAGGTGCCAAGGGAGTGGCCCACATCGGCGCTCTGAAAGTGATTGAAGAAGCAGGTATCCCTATCGATTATATTGTCGGAACCAGTATGGGGTCCATCATCGGCGGGCTTTATTCCATCGGTTATACTCCCCATCAGCTCGATAGCATGGTCAATCATCAGAATTGGCCTCTCTTGCTCAGCGACCGTATCAGTTGGGAAGACCAGACCATGACCGAACGTCAGAACTCGGAAACCTACGTCCTCTCTGTTCCTTTAAAGAAGAATCTGAAGGCCAATGTGTTCGGAGGCGTTATCAAAGGCCAGAATCTGGCCAATCTTTTTTCGGAACTGACAGTCGGTTATCACGACTCCATCAACTTCAATAAACTGCCTATCCCGTTTGCCTGTGTTTCGGAGAATATAGTAAACGGAGATGAAGTCGTATTTCATAACGGAGTGTTGGCTACCGCCATGCGCGCCAGTATGGCTATTCCCGGCGTATTCACTCCGGTGCGCCTGGGTGATAAGATTCTTGTGGACGGTGGCATGAAAAATAATTTCCCGACCAACATAGCCCGTACCATGGGAGCTGATGTCATTATCGGTGTCGATGTGCAGAATGATCTCCGGACTGCCGATGAACTGAACAACCTCAGTGAAATCTTCAATCAGATTATCAATCTGACCGGGCAGACCCGATACGAAGAGAATATCAAACTGGCCACTGTCTATATCAAGGTGGATGTGAAAGGGTATTCTGCTGCAAGTTTCAATATTCCCGCGCTCGATACTTTGGTGAACCGGGGCGAAGAGGCTGCCCGTGAACAGTGGACCGCTTTGCAAAAGCTGAAGAAGGGAATAGGACTGCCTGAGAACTATGTTGCCCCGCGTCATGGCCCGTTCAGTTCATTGTGGTCTTCGAAAGACATTTTTGTTAAGGAGATCACTTTTGACGGCATCGAGGATAGTGACAAGAAATGGATCATGCATCGCTGTCACCTGAAGGAAAACAGCAAGATGCGTATGGAACAGCTTTATGAAGCTCTGACCACCTTGCGCGGCAGTCAGGCTTACTCCAATGTCAGCTATAAACTGACCGACACCCCTCAGGGATATCAGTTGCACTTCATCCTGGAAGAGAAGTATGAACGTAATCTTAATCTGGGTATCCGTTTTGATTCGGAAGAGATTGCCTCGCTTCTGTTGAACGTCAGGAGCCGGCTCGATACGCGTGTTCCTTCGTGGGTTTCGGTGACGGGAAGGCTGGGAAAACGTTATCTCGCCCGGGTCGAATATACATTGGCACCGATGCAGATGCGCAATTTCAATTTTGCTTATCAGTTTGAGTACAACGATATCAATATCTACGATCACGGAAGGCGTTCCTATAACACTACTTATAAGTATCATTCGGGTGAGTTTGGATTCTCGGATGTATGGTTTCGCAACCTGCGCTTTGGCGCCGGGCTGAATTTTGAGTTCTTTAAGTATAAAGACTTTCTTTACAACACCGGCGGGCAGCGTCTGGAGGTGAAGCCCCAACACTTCTTCAGCTATTTTGCACAGTTGCATTACAATACGTACAACAAGGGATATTTCCCTTCCAAGGGGACCGATGTGCAGGGACGCTACTCGCTCTATACCGATAATCTGACACATTATAAAGGCCATGCTCCCTTCTCTGCCCTTGCGGCATCATGGGCCGGTGTCTTTTCACTGACCGATCGTTTTGCCCTGATTCCCTCTTTGTATGGGCGGGTGCTTATCGGTAAAAATATACCTTATCCGTATCTGAATGCCATGGGAGGCGAGAATTTCGGGCACTATCTGCCTCAACAACTTCCTTTTGCCGGCATCACGAATCTGGAGATTGTGGACAACTCTGTTCTGGTGACAAGCCTGAAGTTGCGGCAGCGTATCGGTAGCAAGAACTATGTCACCTTTACCGGAAACGTGGCTTTCCGGAATGATAACTTTTTTGATATCTGGGGAGCAAAACCGGTTTGGGGCGGTAGTGTGGGATATGGTTACGATAGTCTGTTCGGTCCGCTCGAGGCTTCTTTGGGATACTCCAGCAGATCTCACAAGGTGGGATTTTATGTAAATCTGGGATATGTCTTTTGA